AGGCGTGCCACTCGCCGGGGCaaggcggcgacggcatgTACCCGTACATGATCGAGAGCCCGGAGCTCCGGTGGGCCTTCATCCGCAAGGTGTACGTGATCGTGTCGCTGCAGATGCTGGTGAcggtggccgtggccgccgccgtgaacCTCACCGACTCCATCAgggccttcttcctctcccgcacccccgccgccctcgccgccttcctcgccatcatcatctccccGCTCCTCGGTAACGACACCAACCGATCGACCATATCTATAATAGATACGCTTCAATTCCCATGAATTTGCTGCATTTCATGGCAAATGCAGTGATGCTGCCGATGGTGTACTTCCGGAAGCGGCACCCGGTGAACCTGGTGTTCCTGGCGCTCTTCACCGTGTGCATCAGCCTCTCCCTGGGGCTGGGCTGCCTCACCAAGAGAGGGCCCATCATCttcgaggcggccgccatgacgctcgtcgtcgtcgccggcctcACCGCCTACACCTTCTGGGCCGCCAAGCGCGGCCACGACTTCGAGTTCCTCGGCCCGTTCCTCTTCGCCGCCTGCCTCATCCTCGTGCTCTACGCCATCGTCCTGGTCAGCAATTTAATCTGATTCTTGATTCATCCATTTTTGTATGCACTTTGGCTTGAATTTCGCATGGATCCAGATGTTGTTCCCGATGGGCAAGACGGCGGGCATGGTGTACGGGTGCATCGCGGCGCTCATCTTCTCGGCCTTCCTCATCTATGACACCGACAACCTCATCAAGCGCTACACCTACGACGAGTacgtggccgccgccatcacgcTCTACCTCGACATCATCAACCTCTTCAGGGCTCTCCTCATTGCGCTCGACGCTGCCGACTGACCTCTCAATTCCTTTAGAAATTAACATGCCTGATTGCTACACTCGCTCCTGAAccctgcctgcctgccgcGTTCGTGTATTAGTGCATACTGTACTAAACTAGATTGATCATGTCTGTAGACTGCAGACCGCTGTAATGTAATGTTCTCTGAAAAAGGATCCATGTAAATGTGATTGGACATTAACAGAGAAGGCCAGTCCAGTTCATGATACGTCTACCGTCTCTTTCATTTTCTCATTgtcatagcatagcatacaACTGATACGACAGAAATGAAACACGTCGAAAACAACCAAAGTTTTTCACCACAAGTTAAACGAGCTCCCCAGATGGAGATTAATATGAATTTTCTGAAGAGGAAACATCGTTTCGTTTTGTCACACAAGCCCAGAATAAGGCAATTGCTCCACCGTCTCCACCTGAGACTGAGGCTGTTAAATACCGCATGTATAAAATGGGGGCACAAAGTTTGCCAAGACCGGAATTTCTTCAACAGTTAAGCTGTTTCTAGTATGCCACACACCACAGTGGAACGCAACGCACTAATGCTCTTCTATCTTCTTCAGGTCCTTCATATTTGTTGTGTCCACACTGCAAAAAAGAGCTCCAAGCATTTTAGCAGATAAATCACAAGTTAATAACAACTTCCATCAAACAAGTATCAGAACAAAGGTTTTGGACTGCAATATCTATGAGACAATGTTGACAGATCCAATAATGACCTTTTTATCATATTCAGTTGAAATTTAGTGAAATAATTGCTTTCGCCTTCGAAATTGCTTTCTTTCTAAAGAAATGGAGTTGTTAGGTTAGGATCCTGGGTAGAAACTGGCTGGCAGGTAAACTAACGCCCCAGATAGCGAGTGAATTGTTTTATAACGCGGAAGCTGGATTATTACGGGCTACAGCTTCACCAATAGCATAGACAGAAGATACCAGTAGGTACTAGGATAACAGAGACGGAGATAAAGGTTTGTCTGCAGGGACGAGTTGTATCATTCACCATTCAGTTCAGATTTTGTGAAATACTTGCTTTCAATCTGTTACTAATAATGGAGAGCGTGACTTCATCATTATTTTATAAGTCATCAAGCACACAAGTCTACTCACTCCGATTCCAATCGGTATGGAAAATCCTTACACATTAACTTGATGAAATAGGTTATTTGACTTGTCTTCACGTAATTCTAAAATTTCTTCTTGACTTAATAACTTACCATGATTTTATTCCTTCTACTTTCGGACGAGCCTTCAGTAtatctttttttatctttACTCGAAATAGATCTTACTAATCAAGAACCTCCCACATTCTGAGCAGGGCAATATAATGGCGTGCATCGAGTGCAGATAAGGAAAACCATGTTAATAACAGAACTTACGTGGTTCCATAAAGCGCGATCTTCTGAATTTTTGTGATGTCGCCTCCACTTTGGTTGTCTTCAATAAACATAGTAAGGCTGGAATGACAAACGAAAATGGGTCATAAAAATAGCTTAACACTAGAAATGGCATATCACGTGTATGCGAGAGGTAGATGTACATGCCTGCGAACATTCTGGAACTTGACATACTTCAGCGTAACAGGCTTATTCTGCAGAGAAGAATAAAGCCATGGCTCGTCAATTTAAGGTAAAGCATAAGATAAAACAGGAATTACTGATAGATAGCcatcaaagaaaataatataaaaacaaaccaaaaaaatTTAAGATAAGACATACCTCTACTAAATGGCTAGAGGATAGATCAACACTGTCGCTTGGTGGATAGTCATTGACATTGCTGCCATTCAGTACATAAATTTATGGTAAGAGAAAATGTATAATGTTTTGAGGACTTAGCATCAATGGGCTTCAATTAAAATCTAAAAGGAAGAATACCTGAAACCCATATGCTCTTTGTTGGAGAAGAGTTTAACTGTTTTGGGGCCTGTGATAACAGAAGATTGTTATTGTTTAACCTAATTGAGAAAGCATCGAGACCCAATAGAATTTGTTTTTGGAAATGAGGAGCTACTACTTCTAAACACTAATTAGCTAATTTGGAGGTAGAGAAAAAGAAGCATGAACAAAAAAACTGTGATGCTGGAGAAGAAACATGCAGTTTTGCCACAAATGCGGCTTACCACACTTTAATAGCTTCATGGACGGCCTGTCACAGGTTCAGTTCCTTGCCAAAGTTTGCAACAGTTGTGGTGGCCATTTTGTTCGTGACACTTTTTGTGGCAGCCACAATTTAACAAAGGTTGTGAAGCAATACTTGTCAGCATCAGGCTATATATTGCTGTAAAGTATTGCAAAGACACAACTCTTGTCTTCGCTTT
This is a stretch of genomic DNA from Brachypodium distachyon strain Bd21 chromosome 1, Brachypodium_distachyon_v3.0, whole genome shotgun sequence. It encodes these proteins:
- the LOC100838336 gene encoding protein LIFEGUARD 2, which codes for MGKKDKYGHGHDLEACHSPGQGGDGMYPYMIESPELRWAFIRKVYVIVSLQMLVTVAVAAAVNLTDSIRAFFLSRTPAALAAFLAIIISPLLVMLPMVYFRKRHPVNLVFLALFTVCISLSLGLGCLTKRGPIIFEAAAMTLVVVAGLTAYTFWAAKRGHDFEFLGPFLFAACLILVLYAIVLMLFPMGKTAGMVYGCIAALIFSAFLIYDTDNLIKRYTYDEYVAAAITLYLDIINLFRALLIALDAAD